A window of Actinomycetota bacterium contains these coding sequences:
- the ccsA gene encoding cytochrome c biogenesis protein CcsA — protein sequence MLEELSVIFRWLSLGLLIVATVLYAYQFTMQKKNLFRWARVITGAGLLFLTAAIGTRPFAFDGTQLTGSHSTLVLLAWALLVLYFAVEHFLKIKIYGVALVPVVVLLLLVAQLQSGAAGEGLATREYDLVDSWRVGIHVAMILAANALFAVGGLAAVFYLLQDAQLKAHKTSTLFKRLPSLSQAQALARRAIALAYPIYTAGIFLGIVRAVETGVEGWYSDPRIIMSGFVWMIYGVYLLRVYRHGISARSASWIAVLGIVAVVSISVLARTLPVGFHLFAL from the coding sequence GTGTTGGAGGAGCTTTCTGTCATATTTAGGTGGCTCTCGCTAGGGTTGCTTATCGTCGCTACCGTGCTTTATGCCTACCAGTTCACGATGCAGAAGAAGAACCTCTTTCGCTGGGCGCGCGTTATCACGGGAGCGGGCTTGCTGTTTTTGACGGCCGCCATCGGAACTCGGCCATTCGCCTTCGATGGTACGCAGTTGACAGGATCTCACAGCACACTCGTGCTTCTTGCCTGGGCTTTGCTGGTCTTGTACTTTGCCGTTGAGCACTTTCTCAAGATCAAGATCTATGGGGTAGCGCTTGTGCCAGTGGTGGTTCTTCTGTTGCTGGTAGCTCAGCTCCAATCCGGTGCGGCCGGAGAGGGTCTTGCCACACGAGAGTATGATCTGGTGGACTCATGGCGTGTTGGAATACATGTGGCAATGATACTGGCGGCAAATGCCTTGTTTGCTGTTGGAGGCCTCGCCGCCGTGTTCTATCTTCTACAGGATGCTCAGCTGAAAGCTCACAAGACCTCGACGCTTTTCAAGCGCTTACCGTCGTTGAGTCAGGCCCAGGCCCTGGCCAGAAGGGCGATCGCGCTTGCTTACCCGATCTACACAGCAGGGATATTTCTGGGTATAGTCCGGGCCGTAGAAACCGGTGTTGAGGGATGGTACTCCGATCCTCGCATCATAATGTCTGGCTTTGTCTGGATGATCTACGGAGTCTATCTGCTGCGTGTTTATCGGCATGGGATTTCGGCTCGCTCGGCGTCATGGATAGCTGTGCTTGGAATAGTGGCGGTGGTGTCAATCTCGGTGCTTGCACGAACGCTGCCAGTCGGTTTCCATCTCTTCGCACTATGA
- a CDS encoding SDR family oxidoreductase — protein MKRVVVTGGSSGIGLATAKAYFASGCDVAIVARDPDKLALAVASIESQRQDSSQRLISASADLSNFSQAKAVIDHFANVDMTPDILVNSAGVILPGEFQSMPVDHLTQNLESGFFSVLWPCRAAAPHMAARGSGHIVNVSSVAGFLGIYGYTGYSAAKYAAIGFSEALRCEMKPLGVSVHVVCPPDTETPALTAERAMRPPETEAIAGSIKPISPEVVAAAIVKGVKSGRFYIIPDATGRLLFRLKGLIPGLFFALIDADVRKARLRK, from the coding sequence ATGAAGCGCGTCGTAGTTACCGGGGGCTCCAGTGGCATCGGGCTTGCAACCGCAAAGGCATACTTCGCATCGGGCTGTGATGTCGCGATCGTCGCTCGCGATCCGGACAAGCTGGCTCTTGCCGTGGCCAGCATCGAATCGCAGAGGCAGGATTCTTCCCAGCGCCTGATTTCCGCCAGTGCCGATCTGTCTAACTTTTCTCAGGCCAAGGCGGTCATCGATCATTTCGCAAATGTGGACATGACCCCAGACATTCTCGTTAACAGCGCAGGTGTGATATTGCCGGGGGAGTTTCAGTCGATGCCGGTCGATCATCTGACACAGAACCTAGAGTCGGGATTTTTCAGCGTGCTGTGGCCTTGTCGGGCGGCGGCTCCTCACATGGCTGCGCGTGGATCCGGGCATATCGTAAACGTTTCAAGTGTCGCGGGATTCCTCGGTATCTATGGTTATACGGGGTATTCGGCCGCAAAATATGCGGCAATTGGCTTTAGCGAGGCACTTCGCTGTGAGATGAAGCCGCTCGGCGTCAGTGTGCACGTAGTCTGCCCTCCTGATACCGAAACACCTGCGCTGACTGCCGAGCGCGCGATGCGACCCCCTGAGACGGAGGCGATTGCAGGCTCGATTAAACCGATATCGCCGGAGGTTGTGGCAGCGGCGATAGTAAAAGGGGTGAAATCCGGGCGTTTTTATATCATTCCCGATGCGACCGGCCGATTGCTGTTCAGGTTGAAAGGGTTGATACCCGGGTTGTTTTTTGCGTTGATCGATGCGGATGTGCGCAAGGCTCGGCTTCGCAAGTGA